In Sphingomonas panacisoli, one genomic interval encodes:
- a CDS encoding serine hydrolase domain-containing protein, with product MKMIASRAVVALMLALLPVETIAQTAPPPAAVAAEQPEKLASGVTFTVPAEWSVKKSGKVVELTPAENDLHLVLVDIGEAADAKAAVAAAWAAWNPSRSRPPKLVTPRPARNGWEERQVVDYETSPNEKRVMTAVALRSGKVWTVAIIDGFEGTAEKRGAALSLVSQSLRPAGYARESFAGRAAAPMDAAKIAELRAFVEDSMKKLGIPGASFALTDRQRTIYSTGLGVRMLGQPTPVDADSEFAIASNTKGLVTLMLAKLADEGKLRWDEPVTEAYPPFKLGSAATTSKVLIRHLICACTGLPRKDMQVLLNSDPKAAAADAFAQLAATEPTSGFGEVFQYNNLMAAAAGYIGGHLIHPELSLDAAFYRSIDEKVLNPLGMTATTFDFDRVTGGNWARPHSDALDGNPAPILDTGMKLNYAFTRYAGAGGAWSTANDLIKYVRFELNEGKLDNGTQYVTAKNLLQRRVPNVPIGEDQTYGMGLEVDKTWGVTVVHHGGSLGGYKSDIIVIPEAGIGAVLLTNSGNGQLLLRPFMRRLLEIMYGGKPEAAADVASSAARIKAELAKERERVSVVPDAAAVAALAPKYYSTDLGPLTVTKKGSGVTFAFRTFSSVVGTRKNDDGTISFVMLDPTLLLFPLVVGSEGGKPSLIVRDSQHEFKYIATK from the coding sequence ATGAAGATGATCGCTAGCCGTGCCGTTGTCGCGTTGATGTTGGCGCTCTTGCCTGTCGAAACGATCGCGCAGACCGCACCGCCGCCGGCAGCCGTGGCAGCGGAACAGCCCGAAAAGCTCGCCTCCGGTGTGACCTTCACCGTGCCGGCCGAATGGTCGGTGAAGAAAAGCGGCAAGGTCGTCGAATTGACGCCGGCGGAAAACGACCTCCACCTTGTACTCGTCGATATCGGGGAAGCGGCCGACGCCAAGGCCGCCGTGGCGGCTGCCTGGGCCGCGTGGAACCCCTCGCGCAGCCGACCCCCGAAGCTGGTCACACCGCGACCCGCCCGGAACGGTTGGGAGGAACGCCAGGTTGTCGACTACGAAACCAGCCCGAACGAAAAGCGCGTCATGACCGCGGTTGCGCTCCGGTCGGGTAAGGTGTGGACCGTCGCCATCATCGATGGGTTCGAAGGTACCGCGGAAAAGCGCGGCGCGGCGTTGAGTCTGGTCAGTCAGAGCCTGCGTCCCGCCGGTTATGCGCGCGAAAGCTTTGCCGGCCGCGCCGCCGCGCCGATGGATGCCGCGAAGATCGCCGAGCTGCGCGCCTTCGTCGAGGATTCGATGAAGAAGCTGGGTATTCCCGGCGCGTCGTTCGCGCTCACCGACCGTCAGCGCACCATCTATTCGACCGGCCTCGGCGTGCGCATGCTCGGCCAGCCGACACCGGTCGATGCCGACAGCGAATTCGCGATCGCCTCCAATACCAAGGGGCTGGTGACGCTGATGCTCGCCAAGCTGGCCGATGAGGGCAAGTTGCGCTGGGACGAGCCGGTCACCGAGGCCTATCCGCCGTTCAAGCTGGGCAGTGCCGCCACGACCAGCAAGGTGCTGATCCGCCACCTGATCTGCGCGTGTACCGGTCTGCCGCGCAAGGATATGCAGGTGCTGCTCAACAGCGACCCGAAGGCGGCGGCGGCCGATGCCTTCGCGCAGCTCGCGGCGACCGAACCGACCAGCGGGTTCGGCGAAGTGTTCCAGTACAACAATCTGATGGCCGCAGCGGCGGGCTATATCGGCGGGCATCTGATCCATCCCGAGCTGTCGCTCGACGCGGCCTTCTATCGCTCGATCGACGAAAAGGTCCTGAATCCGCTCGGCATGACTGCGACCACGTTCGACTTCGATCGCGTGACCGGCGGCAATTGGGCGCGGCCGCATTCGGACGCGCTCGACGGTAACCCTGCGCCGATCCTCGATACGGGGATGAAGCTCAACTACGCCTTCACGCGCTACGCGGGCGCCGGCGGGGCGTGGTCGACCGCCAACGACTTGATCAAGTACGTCCGGTTCGAATTGAACGAGGGCAAGCTCGACAACGGCACGCAATACGTCACCGCGAAGAACCTGCTGCAGCGGCGCGTGCCCAACGTGCCGATCGGCGAGGACCAGACTTATGGCATGGGGCTGGAGGTCGACAAGACCTGGGGCGTGACGGTGGTCCACCATGGCGGCAGCCTGGGCGGGTATAAGAGCGACATCATCGTCATTCCCGAGGCTGGGATCGGCGCGGTACTGCTGACCAATTCCGGTAACGGTCAGCTGTTGTTGCGGCCGTTCATGCGGCGGCTGCTCGAGATCATGTACGGCGGCAAGCCCGAGGCGGCGGCGGATGTCGCCTCGTCCGCCGCGCGGATCAAGGCCGAGCTGGCGAAGGAGCGCGAGCGCGTGTCGGTGGTTCCCGACGCTGCGGCCGTGGCGGCGCTGGCACCCAAATATTACAGCACCGATCTCGGCCCGCTGACCGTCACCAAGAAGGGTAGCGGCGTGACGTTTGCTTTCCGGACATTCTCCAGCGTCGTTGGTACGCGCAAGAACGACGACGGCACGATCAGCTTCGTCATGCTCGACCCGACCTTGCTCCTGTTCCCGCTCGTCGTCGGGAGCGAGGGCGGCAAGCCGTCGCTGATCGTGCGGGATAGCCAGCACGAGTTCAAATATATCGCGACCAAATAA
- a CDS encoding M20/M25/M40 family metallo-hydrolase codes for MRKTLLAAAAAIALVIPAASQSSDLGMTTRIMDEGFNRSQVMLTAEYLADQIGPRLTNSPAMRKAEGWTMGKFSEWGLSNVHKEGFEFGRGWWIESSSVKMVTPRPIQLTAIPIAWTPATNGTVTGEVIVAPIASPADFAKWKGKLRGKIVLLTKPDTGSEPGTPAFKRWTDDELARMDQFEQPTYDPGAPDARTKRLTAAKAVDAFLQEEGALAYATKSRLDGKLVHGEGYLFGVGDTVKTPGVEIAAEDYRRLARLAGLGLAPTVSINSDVRFDDSDANAYDIIADIPGTSKDGTYVMAGAHLDSWVAGDGAADNGAGSAMIMEAARILSRMPKPKRTIRFALWAGEEQGLLGSLAYIQNHYVTRGTNAPTSGLARYMGWVNRWPIATKPEWSKMVGYFNIDNGSGRLRGIYAENNPAVVPIFKEWLTPFASMGASSVVIRKTGGTDHVYMQAVGMPGFQFIQDPLDYNSRIHHTSVDTFDHLKADDMRQAAVILATFLWNAANGDALPRPPLPTQPVKTDPFAYSDE; via the coding sequence ATGCGCAAGACTCTGCTCGCCGCGGCCGCGGCCATAGCGCTCGTCATTCCCGCCGCGTCGCAGTCCAGCGACCTCGGCATGACCACGCGGATCATGGACGAAGGGTTCAACCGCAGTCAGGTGATGCTGACCGCCGAATATCTCGCCGATCAGATCGGCCCGCGGCTGACCAATTCGCCCGCGATGCGCAAGGCCGAAGGCTGGACGATGGGCAAGTTCAGCGAATGGGGGCTGTCGAACGTCCACAAGGAAGGGTTCGAGTTCGGCCGCGGCTGGTGGATCGAAAGCTCGTCGGTCAAGATGGTCACCCCGCGCCCGATCCAGCTGACCGCGATCCCGATCGCCTGGACCCCCGCGACCAACGGCACCGTGACGGGCGAAGTGATCGTGGCCCCGATCGCCAGCCCCGCCGATTTCGCCAAGTGGAAGGGCAAGCTGCGCGGCAAGATCGTGTTGCTGACCAAGCCCGATACCGGCTCGGAGCCCGGCACGCCGGCGTTCAAGCGCTGGACCGACGACGAACTGGCCAGGATGGATCAGTTCGAGCAGCCGACCTACGATCCCGGTGCGCCCGATGCCAGGACCAAGCGGCTCACCGCCGCCAAGGCGGTCGATGCGTTTCTCCAGGAAGAAGGGGCGCTTGCCTATGCGACCAAGTCGCGGCTCGACGGCAAGCTCGTCCATGGCGAAGGCTATCTGTTCGGGGTCGGCGATACGGTGAAGACGCCGGGCGTCGAGATCGCGGCGGAGGATTATCGCCGCCTCGCACGGCTCGCCGGGCTCGGTCTCGCGCCGACCGTGTCGATCAACAGCGACGTGCGGTTCGACGACAGCGATGCCAACGCTTACGATATCATCGCCGACATTCCCGGGACGTCGAAGGACGGCACCTATGTGATGGCGGGCGCGCATCTCGATTCCTGGGTGGCGGGCGATGGTGCTGCCGACAACGGCGCCGGCTCGGCGATGATCATGGAGGCCGCGCGCATCCTGTCCAGGATGCCCAAGCCAAAGCGCACGATCCGCTTCGCCTTATGGGCGGGCGAGGAACAGGGGCTGCTCGGCAGTCTCGCCTATATCCAGAACCATTACGTCACTCGGGGCACCAATGCGCCGACGTCCGGCCTCGCGCGTTACATGGGCTGGGTGAACCGCTGGCCGATCGCGACCAAGCCCGAATGGTCGAAGATGGTCGGGTATTTCAACATCGACAACGGATCGGGCAGGTTGCGCGGCATCTATGCCGAGAACAATCCGGCGGTGGTGCCGATCTTCAAGGAATGGCTGACGCCGTTCGCGTCGATGGGCGCGTCGTCGGTGGTGATCCGCAAGACCGGCGGCACCGACCACGTCTATATGCAGGCGGTGGGCATGCCGGGGTTCCAGTTCATCCAGGACCCGCTCGACTATAATAGCCGTATTCACCACACGTCGGTCGACACGTTCGATCATTTGAAGGCGGACGACATGCGTCAGGCGGCGGTGATCCTGGCGACGTTCCTGTGGAACGCGGCGAACGGCGACGCGCTGCCGCGCCCGCCGCTTCCGACGCAGCCGGTCAAGACCGACCCCTTCGCATATTCGGACGAGTAG